Part of the Salirhabdus salicampi genome is shown below.
CTTGTATTTTCGCCATGTTCAATTCCTTTCTAACAATGATTTTGCTGCGTTCATAATATATAGACTAATACCCTCCTAATATTTTGTCACCCAGTTCCTTGTTCAAACCCTTCATTCATCTATATGAATGAGGTGGTTAAAATTCTTATTACTATGAAGACCAACCTACTCCGTACATCTTATATGGGAAGATCTTACTGTTTCTATCATTACTTGTGCTACGAAAAATACTATGACGTCATTTAAAATAGTATCATATTTACCGTTCATTTTATCGTAAAAAATAAACTCCCGGTAGTAACCGAGAGTTTAAGACGGATGTTCTGAAACATATTAAGCAAAATATTTTTTCGGTAATGCTTTTAAAATGACAGGTAAAAGAATAATACAGAATAATATGGAAAACACCATATAAAAGCCGTTATAAACAAGTGAATAAATAGCGACCGGTTGGCCTTCTGGAGCATATTCCCCAAAGAAAACAATACCAGATACCCAATGGAAGAAGAATCTTAGCAAGCCACCTAAAAGGGTACCAATTACGATATAGGTCAACCATTTTCCGGGTTTGCCTTCCTTTATTCCACTTTTTACATGGGCTGCAAATAGCCCAGCAAAACCGACAGCAGTGAAGGCTAAGAAATAATCAATAAACGCTTGAACGGGATGGTAAATGCTTCCTGCAATAATCAAATCTAAAAGGCCAAAGATGAATCCAGTAAGTAGACCACCTTTCAACCCCCAACGGAATGCCATAATCAATATCGGTAACATGCCGATAGAAACGGAACCACCTTGTGGCCAAAACCTTCCTGTTAACGCTCCTGAAATAATATCTAACAAAATAGCTAATCCACTAAAAATAGCAATTTCTACTAAAAACAAATTTTTGGATGAAGTTGTCATTTTTTTCCCTCCTTTAAAATAGAAAAAGACAAAGCCGGCGCAAGGAGGCGCAGCTTTGCCTTTAAAAAGCAAAAATATCCTTACACCACAATCCCTACGCAAGCACTAACTTACAGGTTCAAAGGGTCAGAACATCCAAGGTTCAATCTCAGCCTATTAGGCGCCCCTTTGTGGTCACTTATCTATTCACTTATTATAAATATACTATTCTAATACCCATTTTACAACTATAACAGTAATTTAA
Proteins encoded:
- the thiT gene encoding energy-coupled thiamine transporter ThiT, which produces MTTSSKNLFLVEIAIFSGLAILLDIISGALTGRFWPQGGSVSIGMLPILIMAFRWGLKGGLLTGFIFGLLDLIIAGSIYHPVQAFIDYFLAFTAVGFAGLFAAHVKSGIKEGKPGKWLTYIVIGTLLGGLLRFFFHWVSGIVFFGEYAPEGQPVAIYSLVYNGFYMVFSILFCIILLPVILKALPKKYFA